One window of Metopolophium dirhodum isolate CAU chromosome 3, ASM1992520v1, whole genome shotgun sequence genomic DNA carries:
- the LOC132941559 gene encoding DNA-binding protein inhibitor ID-1 has translation MKSIPMCRNNNNSSSNNSNNNGGSTVPTVAGGRVQRKRGDLEDEKIQKYLSKLKDLVPLIPKDKRISRLEVIHHVIDYICDLEDMLENHRSVNADAVHSAAAAVMLSSSVAAVRQPLGIISTPNALAAAAAAVAVAAQPQSSSESTMSPSSRTQDKLSSSSDTRAVSC, from the exons ATGAAATCCATACCAATGTGCCGcaataacaacaacagcagcagcaataACAGCAACAACAACGGAGGTTCGACCGTACCCACGGTGGCCGGCGGCCGTGTGCAACGCAAGCGCGGCGACCTGGAAGACGAGAAGATCCAAAAGTATTTGTCCAAGCTCAAGGATCTGGTACCGCTCATACCCAAGGACAAGCGGATATCCCGACTGGAGGTGATCCATCACGTGATCGATTACATATGTGACCTGGAGGATATGCTGGAGAACCACAGGTCGGTGAACGCGGACGCCGTGCACTCGGCCGCCGCGGCTGTCATGCTTTCGTCCTCGGTGGCCGCTGTCCGGCAGCCACTGGGCATCATATCGACGCCAAACGCGctggccgccgccgccgcagccgtCGCCGTGGCCGCACAGCCGCAATCGTCCTCCGAATCG ACAATGTCCCCTTCTTCTCGGACACAAGACAAGCTGTCGAGTTCGTCAGACACGAGGGCCGTTAGCTGTTAA